The Parambassis ranga chromosome 1, fParRan2.1, whole genome shotgun sequence genome includes a region encoding these proteins:
- the lbx1b gene encoding transcription factor LBX1b — MMTSKEVAKCDAVENRRRSPLDHLPPPANSNKPLTPFSIEDILNKPSVKRSYTICGTAHLISSSEKHRPSSIPLSSRALLTQTSPLCALEELASKTFKGLEVSVLQAAEGRDGMTLFGQRSTPKKRRKSRTAFTNHQIYELEKRFLYQKYLSPADRDQIAQQLGLTNAQVITWFQNRRAKLKRDLEEMKADVESAKAIGQVPLDKLAKLADLEKCANGTLGHPRAESPARGGQQEHELAHKQRTSPLSPFSDHTTSKECSEDEDVEIDVDD, encoded by the exons ATGATGACATCCAAAGAAGTGGCCAAATGTGATGCAGTGGAAAACAGGAGGCGAAGTCCGCTGGACCACTTGCCGCCTCCAGCCAACTCCAACAAACCGCTGACCCCCTTCAGCATCGAGGACATCCTCAACAAACCGTCTGTGAAACGAAGTTACACAATCTGCGGCACGGCTCATCTAATTTCGTCCTCTGAGAAGCACCGTCCGTCCAGCATCCCTCTGTCCAGCCGGGCTCTCCTCACCCAGACCTCCCCGCTCTGCGCGCTGGAGGAGCTGGCCAGCAAGACATTCAAGGGGCTGGAAGTCAGCGTGTTACAGGCTGCGGAAG GCCGGGATGGGATGACTCTGTTCGGCCAGAGAAGCACCCCGAAGAAGCGTCGGAAGTCTCGGACGGCGTTCACCAATCACCAAATCTACGAGCTGGAAAAGCGCTTCCTGTATCAGAAGTACCTGTCCCCCGCCGACCGGGACCAGATCGCTCAGCAGCTGGGCCTGACGAACGCTCAGGTCATCACGTGGTTTCAGAACCGCAGGGCCAAGCTAAAGCGAGACCTGGAGGAGATGAAGGCCGACGTAGAGTCGGCCAAGGCCATCGGACAGGTCCCATTGGACAAACTCGCCAAGCTGGCGGACCTGGAGAAATGCGCCAATGGCACGCTGGGCCACCCGCGTGCCGAGTCCCCCGCGCGGGGAGGCCAACAAGAGCACGAGCTCGCTCACAAACAGCGGACGTCGCCGCTGTCTCCGTTCTCAGACCACACAACAAGTAAAGAGTGCTCAGAGGACGAGGACGTGGAGATTGATGTGGATGACTGA